One genomic segment of Candidatus Limnocylindrales bacterium includes these proteins:
- the glnE gene encoding bifunctional [glutamate--ammonia ligase]-adenylyl-L-tyrosine phosphorylase/[glutamate--ammonia-ligase] adenylyltransferase: MTVLQAYGYIISMSDFKNYLLQELSDLLLKYPFKDSRKASQNLNHILERVKGNFKSVSTLKTSGVSVGVNSTKGSTPDSALNSLPDFFLEKLLEAAHQAPDPDSALNNLERYLEAIPRPGDFLSKIEENPMVLQVLMNLFGTSPYLSDILIRNPHYLSWLADLDKLRFPKSKELLYQELTAFLSGDGAPSPLSKKEKLALLRIFKKREILRIGVRDILRYGGVKEITEELSDLADVLIQGAYEICDAELKEKYGTPYYPDPQGGWRECKFTVLGMGKLGGRGLNFSSDIDLMYLYSADPGETSGSREGKQKHSLSNPEYFRKLSTEITSALSDVTPEGYVYRVDLRLRPEGKSGNIAYSLRSYEIYYESWGETWERLALIKARPVAGDMELGEAFLKMIRPFVYRKYMDYGAINEIKALKDRIDRKVFISGEKNLHVKLGFGGIREIEFSIQVLQLLYGGKIPQIQERNTLLALEKLRQYNLLSQEDYTHLRDAYLFLRDVEHKLQIVHEFQTHTLPTDPEKLELCARRLGYRPIPGERTSTATEQFMHDYRLHTFRVNRIFQSLFEGSLDRSASGIGLSSQMTPEVAMIRNQDFPKEQAYQILQKYGFRDIPRAYHIILLLRDGPVFVHYSAKTRGLLATIMPFILEYAGQSPDPDQALNHLEKFVSVAGARTTLYALLANNPKVIELLLRLFGHSDFLSEILIRYPDMLDVLLNPEVIEQARSREQMYQELQIAVGLKSPPTPEAGPGSVPTDLPSRISKLRQFKQAETLRIGLRDILGKADFPTTLKALSDLADVCVQVAYEIAQRELQGRYGIPQADGKECAFAIMGLGKLGGQELNYTSDLDVLYVYDKNGMTTGVGQSLDLPEKISEPPIQIENYLYFLKLIEFLNKILGEPGVDPVAFKLDPRLRPEGRKGPLAIPFENYREYYQTRAETWERQALIKVRFIAGSENLGHSFIRMAHGYIYRKDVDVYRKTPLQVEIREMKKKMEAKIAWEILERSHHVKLGSGGIVDIEFMVQFLQLQYGPQNPSVRQAGTLPALESLYREGFLPEADYKQLKESYVFLRTVENRLGIVQELPIKVLPTSPEDRLKLAKRMGYMGDQAGETFLKDYEKHTTAVRELYKKIFWSS, from the coding sequence TTGACGGTTTTACAGGCTTATGGTTACATTATTTCCATGTCGGATTTTAAAAATTATCTTCTTCAGGAATTATCAGATCTTTTACTCAAGTATCCCTTTAAGGATTCCCGAAAAGCCTCTCAAAATCTCAACCATATCCTCGAAAGGGTCAAGGGGAATTTTAAATCTGTTTCCACGTTGAAAACCTCAGGCGTTTCAGTGGGGGTCAATTCAACCAAGGGTTCAACTCCAGACTCGGCCCTAAACTCCCTACCTGATTTTTTTTTGGAAAAGCTGCTGGAAGCTGCTCACCAGGCCCCTGATCCGGATAGTGCCCTTAATAACCTGGAAAGATATCTCGAGGCCATCCCCAGACCCGGTGACTTCCTATCTAAAATAGAGGAAAATCCAATGGTTCTGCAAGTCCTCATGAATCTTTTTGGTACCAGTCCCTATCTCTCCGATATTTTGATTCGGAATCCCCACTACCTGAGTTGGCTGGCGGATTTGGATAAGCTTCGGTTTCCCAAAAGTAAGGAACTTCTCTACCAGGAACTGACTGCGTTTCTGAGTGGAGATGGAGCTCCCTCACCTTTATCCAAGAAGGAAAAGCTGGCTCTCCTTCGTATTTTTAAAAAAAGGGAAATTTTACGGATCGGGGTTCGGGATATTCTCCGATATGGAGGGGTTAAAGAAATTACCGAAGAGCTCTCAGATTTGGCAGATGTTCTTATCCAGGGAGCTTATGAAATCTGCGATGCAGAGTTAAAGGAAAAATACGGAACCCCTTACTATCCAGATCCTCAAGGAGGATGGCGAGAGTGTAAGTTTACTGTATTGGGGATGGGCAAGTTAGGTGGAAGGGGGCTTAATTTTAGCTCGGATATCGATCTGATGTATTTATACTCTGCAGATCCGGGAGAGACCTCCGGTTCCAGGGAAGGAAAGCAAAAACACTCCCTCAGCAATCCTGAGTATTTCAGAAAGCTTTCCACCGAAATTACTTCGGCCCTCTCCGATGTAACCCCGGAGGGATATGTGTACCGGGTGGATTTAAGATTACGGCCGGAAGGTAAGAGTGGTAATATTGCTTACTCTTTACGCAGCTATGAGATTTACTATGAATCGTGGGGGGAGACCTGGGAACGGCTGGCTTTAATCAAAGCGCGCCCTGTAGCTGGGGATATGGAACTGGGGGAAGCTTTTTTGAAGATGATACGACCCTTTGTTTATCGAAAATATATGGACTACGGAGCTATTAACGAAATCAAAGCACTCAAGGACCGGATCGATCGAAAGGTATTTATCAGTGGCGAAAAAAACCTCCATGTCAAATTAGGTTTTGGAGGGATTCGGGAGATAGAATTCAGTATCCAGGTTTTACAATTGCTATATGGAGGCAAAATTCCACAAATCCAGGAGAGAAATACCCTGCTGGCTCTTGAAAAGCTTCGCCAATACAATCTCCTGTCCCAGGAGGATTATACTCACCTGCGGGATGCCTATCTCTTTTTACGAGATGTAGAGCATAAGCTTCAGATTGTTCATGAATTCCAAACCCATACCCTTCCCACTGATCCTGAAAAACTGGAATTATGTGCCCGAAGGCTGGGCTATCGTCCTATCCCTGGGGAACGAACTTCCACAGCCACCGAGCAGTTCATGCACGATTATCGACTTCATACCTTCCGGGTCAACAGAATCTTTCAGAGTTTGTTTGAGGGTTCCTTAGATCGTTCCGCCTCGGGTATCGGACTTTCCAGTCAAATGACTCCCGAAGTGGCCATGATCCGAAATCAGGATTTTCCCAAGGAGCAGGCCTATCAAATTTTACAAAAGTATGGATTTCGAGATATTCCCAGGGCCTATCACATCATTCTCCTTTTGAGAGACGGCCCTGTGTTTGTTCACTATTCAGCCAAAACCCGGGGACTTCTGGCTACTATCATGCCTTTTATTCTTGAATATGCCGGCCAGTCCCCCGATCCCGACCAGGCCCTTAACCATCTGGAGAAGTTTGTTTCTGTAGCCGGTGCCAGAACCACCCTTTATGCACTTCTTGCCAATAATCCCAAGGTCATTGAACTGCTCCTTCGGCTTTTCGGTCATAGCGATTTTCTCTCGGAAATTCTCATCCGATATCCGGATATGTTGGATGTACTTCTCAACCCGGAGGTTATAGAACAGGCCAGATCCCGGGAGCAGATGTATCAGGAACTTCAGATAGCCGTCGGTTTGAAATCTCCCCCTACACCGGAAGCCGGTCCAGGTTCCGTTCCTACCGATTTGCCTTCTCGAATAAGTAAACTACGGCAGTTCAAGCAAGCGGAGACTCTTCGGATCGGATTGAGGGATATCTTGGGTAAGGCTGACTTTCCGACAACTTTGAAGGCCCTTTCGGATTTAGCAGATGTCTGTGTGCAGGTCGCCTATGAAATAGCCCAGAGAGAACTCCAGGGTCGGTATGGAATTCCCCAGGCTGATGGAAAAGAATGCGCATTCGCCATTATGGGACTGGGGAAATTGGGGGGGCAGGAGTTGAACTATACGTCAGATTTGGATGTGTTGTATGTGTACGATAAAAATGGGATGACCACTGGCGTGGGACAGAGCCTGGATCTACCCGAGAAGATCTCCGAACCTCCCATCCAGATCGAAAATTATCTTTATTTTTTAAAGCTCATTGAGTTTTTAAATAAAATTCTCGGGGAACCCGGCGTGGATCCTGTTGCTTTCAAACTGGACCCGCGTCTTCGCCCTGAGGGTCGGAAAGGACCTCTGGCCATTCCCTTTGAAAATTATCGTGAATACTACCAAACCCGGGCAGAAACCTGGGAACGTCAGGCCCTGATTAAAGTCCGATTTATTGCCGGAAGTGAAAACCTCGGTCATTCATTTATCCGAATGGCCCATGGCTATATTTACCGAAAGGATGTTGATGTCTACAGGAAAACACCTCTTCAAGTGGAAATTCGGGAGATGAAGAAAAAGATGGAGGCTAAAATAGCCTGGGAGATTTTGGAACGAAGTCATCATGTCAAGCTGGGGAGTGGCGGTATCGTAGATATCGAATTTATGGTTCAGTTCCTGCAACTCCAATATGGACCTCAAAATCCTTCTGTCCGTCAGGCCGGTACCTTACCGGCCTTAGAAAGTCTTTATCGAGAGGGATTTCTTCCCGAGGCAGATTACAAACAGCTTAAAGAATCTTATGTCTTCCTGCGAACGGTGGAAAACCGCTTGGGAATTGTTCAGGAACTTCCCATTAAAGTTCTTCCAACTTCACCCGAAGACAGGCTTAAACTGGCAAAACGCATGGGTTATATGGGAGATCAGGCCGGTGAAACTTTCCTGAAGGATTATGAAAAACATACTACCGCAGTAAGGGAATTGTATAAGAAGATTTTCTGGAGTTCATAG
- a CDS encoding ClcB-like voltage-gated chloride channel protein produces MRVFLREPRQIRPDETTLLFLYAGIVGILGGFGAIIFKYLTAIVQRLFLGSWENLLDAALQLPWYYRILVPTAGGTLASFILYSLAKKTKSYGISDIMEAVSLRGGEIEVRSVLFRSLSSLMIIGSGGSVGREGPIVQIGAMLASQFGQLLRISRIKLSILVGCGVASGMAAAYNTPIAAAIFVLEIIMGNFATDIFAPVVISSVAATLVSRGVMGNQPTYRIPPFSMVSHFELIFYVFLGILAGFAAYLFIEALFKGEEIFKKIKIPAYFKIPLGGFLVGILGLSFPHVWGNGYEVASRILNQQLPGPLVLILFFLKIIATAITVGSGGSGGVFTPSLFVGAALGGAVGNAVNYFFPLLTAPSGAYALVGMGCLLAGTTHAPIMAILIIFELTLDYGIILPLMLSCILSSYVASKIKPESIYTERLKQRGIQLSRGMEEMVLYSMRVQDILKTGVSLLPENLRFDEILKRFYASRSDYLYVGDQRGNLLGVINLHDIKEFLSEKDLETLVIAKDLATPVSVAYPMDRLADVLEKFWLQDLEELPVVRSKDSLQFLGIVTRRDVLSTLDREALRRKMLLSRFVTRSEDKLLTDRLELPEGFRIDKIVVPPELVGRTIGETNLRTQYHLNVLAVISPGRNGKEQRHFPDPNRKLEEGDILVVLGREDDIRQLYTQD; encoded by the coding sequence ATGCGAGTCTTTCTGAGAGAACCCAGGCAAATCCGACCGGATGAAACGACCCTTTTATTTCTCTATGCAGGCATCGTAGGGATACTGGGAGGCTTTGGAGCTATTATTTTTAAGTATCTGACGGCTATCGTTCAAAGACTCTTTCTAGGCTCTTGGGAAAATCTGCTGGATGCGGCCCTTCAACTTCCCTGGTATTACCGGATTTTAGTTCCCACGGCAGGGGGAACCCTGGCCAGCTTTATTCTCTATTCCCTGGCCAAAAAAACTAAATCCTACGGAATTTCTGACATCATGGAGGCAGTCTCTTTAAGGGGGGGAGAGATCGAAGTTCGTTCGGTCCTTTTCAGATCCCTTTCGTCGTTGATGATCATTGGTTCAGGCGGATCGGTTGGCCGAGAGGGACCTATCGTACAAATCGGGGCCATGCTTGCTTCCCAATTCGGGCAATTACTCCGCATATCCAGAATCAAGCTGAGCATCCTGGTGGGATGTGGGGTTGCCTCGGGTATGGCAGCGGCTTATAATACCCCCATCGCTGCCGCCATTTTCGTTCTAGAGATTATCATGGGAAACTTTGCTACCGATATTTTTGCCCCTGTGGTGATCTCTTCGGTTGCTGCAACCCTTGTATCCCGGGGAGTCATGGGCAATCAACCGACCTACCGTATCCCACCCTTTTCCATGGTCAGCCATTTCGAGCTCATTTTTTATGTCTTTCTGGGAATCCTGGCTGGATTTGCAGCCTATTTGTTTATTGAGGCCCTCTTTAAAGGAGAAGAAATTTTCAAAAAAATTAAAATTCCTGCTTATTTTAAGATTCCTTTGGGAGGATTCCTCGTAGGAATCCTCGGATTAAGTTTTCCCCACGTCTGGGGTAATGGTTATGAAGTCGCAAGCCGAATTTTAAATCAGCAGCTTCCCGGACCCCTGGTACTGATCCTCTTTTTCTTAAAAATTATTGCCACGGCCATCACTGTCGGCTCCGGCGGTTCTGGAGGAGTCTTTACTCCCAGCCTCTTCGTGGGAGCCGCCCTCGGAGGGGCAGTAGGAAATGCGGTTAACTATTTCTTTCCTCTCTTGACGGCCCCCTCAGGGGCTTATGCCCTGGTAGGTATGGGATGTCTGCTGGCCGGAACAACCCATGCCCCTATCATGGCCATTCTGATCATTTTTGAGCTGACACTGGATTACGGAATTATCCTTCCCTTAATGCTCTCCTGCATCCTCAGCAGTTATGTGGCCAGCAAGATCAAACCAGAGTCTATCTATACCGAAAGACTTAAACAACGCGGAATTCAACTCAGCCGTGGGATGGAAGAGATGGTCCTCTATTCGATGCGGGTTCAGGATATTTTAAAAACAGGCGTTTCGCTTCTCCCGGAAAATCTCCGTTTCGATGAAATCCTAAAACGATTTTATGCCTCCCGAAGTGACTATCTGTACGTAGGAGACCAGCGAGGAAATCTCTTAGGGGTCATCAACCTGCACGATATCAAGGAGTTCCTCTCTGAGAAAGACCTTGAAACCCTTGTTATAGCCAAAGACCTTGCCACTCCGGTCTCGGTGGCCTACCCTATGGACCGACTTGCAGACGTTTTAGAGAAGTTCTGGCTTCAAGATCTGGAAGAGTTGCCCGTAGTTAGAAGCAAAGATTCTTTACAGTTTCTCGGTATTGTAACCCGCCGGGATGTCCTAAGTACCCTGGATCGGGAAGCCCTTCGAAGGAAAATGCTCCTGTCCCGATTTGTGACCAGGTCTGAAGATAAACTTTTAACCGATCGTCTGGAGCTACCGGAAGGATTCCGAATCGATAAAATTGTAGTACCTCCTGAACTGGTCGGTAGGACCATTGGGGAAACTAATCTCCGAACTCAATACCACCTCAATGTTTTAGCGGTGATCAGTCCCGGGCGAAATGGAAAGGAACAGCGACACTTCCCAGACCCCAACCGAAAACTGGAAGAAGGAGATATCCTGGTCGTATTGGGGCGTGAAGATGACATACGTCAACTCTATACCCAGGATTAA